GTAGTTTCTTCTCTAGGAATTCGGGAAAcactattcttttttttttctgtataaGTTCTGAAGTGATTTATTGACCTTATTTTGCATTAATCTAAAGCCAATAATAAagtttatgatttaaaaaagagttttaaaTAGAGGGAATTTGGTCTACTGTATATAAAATTGCCGAAATGTTACTTGGTGATCCTGTATCATTGTAGCATTGGGCAGGAGAATGGTAGTTTTatgatgaaattttttatatgaaagtaGTGAGTTTGTAAATTTAATGTAAACTCGACTaatagttataattattttaatttaattatccGCTTTAAAAATAGGcatttgaaagaaaagaaaacctttGGGGAAGGATTTTGTAAAGACAAACCGGTAGTATTTGATGCcacaaatacaattttaaattacttgCTCTTCTACTTTTTACTAACGTTGACTCACATCCCCAAAATTATTTTGACATAACCGACCAACATTTTGACTTTATATACTTTGTCTGTTAAGAGCGAAGCCTAAAAATTTTTAACATCATAAAATAAGctgttaattaatttgaatttaagtCAAATTAGTGTATTAGAGTGTAGAATCAGTCTCTAATTGTTGGACCAAGActaaaatcaactaaacaaaCAATTTTTGCCCACCCTACAACAAGAGGGAAGTATTTTTATCATTCGCCATTCATTGAAATTACAATTTCAAACgaaaattaatactaatattTGTTCTTATCTTATTCTTTTTCCTCCATCTTATTTTTCCCCAAAGGTTTGAATTATTAACCATTGGTAGCATACTTATAGGAGAGCTCATTAACCATTCTTAAACTCCATTCTAATAATTGTAGTTTCTTACATATTAAAATTCtagaattatttaatttaaatatgaagaAATATTCTCTTGAATTATATTCCACTTCTAGCTTTATCAAGAACTTCAGGAGTACACACTTATAACATAAATTCTAACTTAgtaaattgaaaatttcaacACTAGTTCTCTTTTTCATTACGTGACACtgtagtaattttattttaaatctaattaaaaatatgcaTTTATTAGATATGAAAATCTAATGTTAGACTCCAAAATCACCTTAATTGTAGGTATAcagaaaaagttataaatattttccttAAGTTGTTTTTGGTATGAAACTGTTAAACAAGAAATTGTATCTTCTATTTTGCACTTCTGTTTATACAACATTTCCTTCTGAATTTAGTTATATGATACAAAAATGAAGATTAGAAACCTTAGAATAAGTGACTTAAATTGGAAAAATCCAcattaaatttatacataaaacgGTCTAAATTAGGTTGAGTCTAGAGAGATGTTCAATATTTCGACTGcattagttgtttttttgacTTTTTTTCAGTGACCGTTCTAAATTTGGGAATGATTGAATTTCAACCATTTTGAAATTAGTATATGAAACAACCATCATTACACTATCAACATAACTATTGTGCCACCTTTACCCCCTAATGAACTTTTTTTGAGCATTGAGCTACTGAAAAGTATACAGACTGAAATTTGCTATATCTACAGCAACTAGAATAACCAAATATCacattaaatattcaattttatatccCTTCACTGGTGGCTTTCATCCTTTTCACCCACAACATAACGATTTTGAGTGTCACTCAAGCCAGATGAATGAAGTTGCCTTCTCTTCTTTACAAGATGTAAAGAGGTTTTCCTATCTTCTTTAGCTTCCTCGTAATCAGGCTGCACAGCAATGAAGTTTGTTCACTATCCATCTAAAACTGGAGTAAATATGAATATCCTTGGTGATTCAGCTTAAGCTTCAGAAGAGACCATGCTTATATAACAAGGGCAAGAACCTAAATTTCCAGAAAAAACCTCAACCCAAAAGTAAAATGTGATGACAATTCTCATTTGGTACtgctaattaaaatattgaagttGTGATCAATCACTGATTAGTTTCTCCACATACTACTGCTCCAAAATGTGTTTCAGTGAAAGTGtgatttgtaaaattatttaccACTTATTTAACCATTATATTTGAATGCCAATTATAGCAAGTCAATCATCTGGttattgaatatataaatataaatccaAGGTCAATAATGGATAATCTAACCCAACTATTAAGCAAGCATCATGAAGACACTATAAGAAAAGATTAAGAACCGAATATTATTCTGATAATGAATGCAAGAAGTACACATGTATTATGCACCTATATAGAGAGACTATCCTAATAGTTATTGGTTATAACTTTGCTGTgataaggaaattaaattacaatgaAAAGTAAATCATGTGCTAAAACAATTACTAACCTTGAGAGCTAAAGCTCGGTCAAAGCTTTCAATAGCATTATCAGGCTCACCAAAATTCAGTTGTGTTCTGCCTAGTGTGACCCAAGCCTGGAAGGATCAAAATTGAAATGTATTCATCAACTATGAAGCTGAAATTTACTAGCTTTGCTCTAGTACGCATTATCATAGGTGATTCAAAATCAAACTTCGGCAGATTTTTTGGCATAAGTCCTACAAATACAATACGCAAAGAATTTGATATAAAATGTAACATAGTGATCATGTACCAAATCTAACACAGACATAGCGTAGTAAGCCAACCTAAGATAAATGgaacagagaagagagaaaataactATCAATGAATCTGTGTACTCTTCAAATTACCTACTCAATCACAACTACACTGACTTATTTATATGAGTCATTTACTGACAGCTGTCTAATGCTGACATCTGTACAAATACACAAAAGACACTTGtacaaaatacaaagaaaactCCACGGTATATGTTGAAAGTATCATATCGACTAGAAATAATgctaatttagaatatatatatgagtgaaaatctcaccttataagtcaattttgtgagattgaatAAGGTTAGAGTATTTAACAATATATTACAGTAGTACACTAAGCATTCACAAAGGGTTAGAGCATTTTATCTCAAAACCAAGAAAAATCTAACAAGGTTCTAGATCTTACACTTACATTTTATTGCTGATTCCTTTACAGTACCGAACACACATCACTTAAGCATATACATTACAAGAACAAATGTGAATCGGGTGACTGAAACTGagtttcaaatatatatatatatatatatatatatattcatactACTAGTTTTCTGGGattcaataaacaaaataagacAACCAGCCCATAATTGCCTCAAATTTTAACCTATAATTGGAGATCAAAATGAGGAAAATCAATTATATGCATGAGATAGATCACATACACACAAGTCAAAGTTTTTGagtttaagaattttatatttatttaggcACAATTACTACCTGAAACTAAACAAAATTACAGCACagaattaatgtaataaatatcattAGGAAGGAATATTTTAAAAGTCACAATGCGTAATggttatttcaaataaaatagtatCATACCTCAGCCCATGATCTGTCCAATTCAGTCGCTCCTGTCAAATAGAGGGCACatagattataaaatataacaatcagCAGAAGAAAAGCCCCAAATAACTATAATACTTCTTTgcagaaataaatatataacaaattgtaatttaaaatttcatttgacTCAATACACAAGATTAAACAAAATCAAGTTCCCAGACGCACGAGTTGCAGCCTTTAAAGCATTCCAAGTGTCTCCAATTTCTAGTAAAACTTGGGCTTTTTGTTCATGCAAAATTGGAACATCAGGTGCCAACGCAAGAGCAGCCTCCCATTTACTTAGTGCTTCCTGGTACTTCCCATCCTGGAAGAACAAACATAGAATTAACCACAAAACAGGCACTGACAAAGACATAAAACATCACAAGGAGacaccaaattttaaaaattgttgaacAAGGACATGGCATATATACCCATATGAAATATAggaaaaaagaatcataataaatacatcatacatatatatgtgtacatgtgtgtgtgtgtgtgtgtgagtatGATCCTGCAATGAAGCTGGCAAGTCAGAATGGATACATGGCTAGAGAAGAAGGATCAAAACTGTTGGAGGAGTCTGGGAATCCTGGACGAGAGAAGGAGCATGAGGCAAAGGCTAACAAATTCATAATTGAGAGATTTTGTGTACTGATACTcgtaagaaaaagagaataatgAAGAGGGGATTAATGGTGTGATGACCTGGTCATTTCCCTTCATTCTTAATGGAATATTTTGTTCTTTCCTGTCATATCTTTATGTCACTGTAATTGCTTACTATTCCTTCTCCTTCATACATTGGGTGTTGATTATTGATAGATCTATGAAGCAATAACCACCCGTTTATCACTTTTAGCTTCTTTACAGTTTCAAGATTAAAATAAGTAGATATATTGGAATAAAGCCGGTGAGATATGAAATTGATACATAACAAAAGGACATGTCttgtttatcaattttactATTAACAATCTCTTGCATGCATAAAGTGACCAAATTCTGTATTAAGTCTTAAAGAGGGTCATTAATTGTGGAGCCAAAATAATCTTGAAGTGCGGGAGTTAAACCCTAAACCAAGAAAATGCTACTCCCAACTGTAAGTAAATGTATAAGAGAGTGCCACCATAGCTATGTCCATATAGCTGAAATGCAAGTGTTTGCAAAAAGAATACTCATTAACAATACtcaaattaataattgtttGTTACCATTATTtacttcaaataaaaatttgttcCAGATCGGGTAGCTTAATTTGGAAAcagcatgaaaaaaaaattcaataatcaaattGGTATCTAGACCTAAACTTATAGAAGCAAAATCTCAGACTCAAACAGACAAAGGTCTTGTTTGGATGTCTTCTGAACAAGCAACTATAAGAACACGCAGTCAAATGAATCAAGCTTCTCCAATAAGCTAACATCAACTTATACACTTCAACTTTCATAGAAGTTCCCTAAATTaagttttttcaaaaactaaactTTACTTATGCATGAgctaattttaacttatgagAATGCTTAGTTCATATTACTTAGCTATTTGCTTTGGTTATAAGTTCTCTTGAACACGATTATTCAGACAAGATCTAACAATGCTTTCATGTATACTTGCATAAATTGGAAAAAACCTAGGACAAACAATAAGTTCGACATGAAATGGGTAGGAATTTCAAGATATACAAGATATACAAGGGAGACTGTAGGCAAGA
This window of the Vigna angularis cultivar LongXiaoDou No.4 chromosome 7, ASM1680809v1, whole genome shotgun sequence genome carries:
- the LOC108337232 gene encoding uncharacterized protein LOC108337232 — encoded protein: MKVTWKNNKKKRCLPTLSHFSDLPFEHNDQPHSEDGARVPDPDQSRAAQLAHEFQAQGDKLAVDGKYQEALSKWEAALALAPDVPILHEQKAQVLLEIGDTWNALKAATRATELDRSWAEAWVTLGRTQLNFGEPDNAIESFDRALALKPDYEEAKEDRKTSLHLVKKRRQLHSSGLSDTQNRYVVGEKDESHQ